A single window of Halobacillus naozhouensis DNA harbors:
- a CDS encoding ABC transporter ATP-binding protein, translating to MEYVIEMLDIRKEFPGVVANDKINLQVKKGEIHALLGENGAGKSTLMNVLFGLYQPERGEIRVKGEKVHITDPNIANGLGIGMVHQHFMLVDTFTVTENIVLGSEPRKGASVNIKKAEQQVKELSERYGLNVDPKAKIRDISVGMQQRVEILKTLYRGAEILILDEPTAVLTPQEINELIAIMNSLVAEGKSIILITHKLKEIMEVCDRCTVIRKGEGIGTVEVKDTNPTDLASLMVGREVSFTTEKTKATPKETYLSVKDLYVKDVRGVEMVKGLNLTVRAGEIVGIAGVDGNGQSELIEAITGLRKSTSGEIKLHDKVISNLTPRKVTQSGISHIPQDRHKFGLILDFPIGENMVLQTYYQEPFSKKGVMNYKNIYQKAQSLIEEYDVRTPDEHTKARALSGGNQQKAIIGREVDRSPDLIIAAQPTRGLDVGAIEFIHKKLIEERDKGRAVLLLSFELDEIMNLSDRIAVMFDGQVVAEVEPEETDEQQLGLLMAGNALKKAGAE from the coding sequence ATGGAGTACGTGATAGAGATGCTCGATATTCGTAAGGAGTTTCCTGGAGTAGTAGCGAACGATAAGATTAACCTCCAAGTGAAAAAAGGTGAAATACATGCTTTGCTTGGTGAGAATGGTGCAGGAAAATCTACATTGATGAACGTTCTATTTGGCCTCTACCAGCCGGAAAGAGGCGAAATTCGTGTTAAAGGCGAGAAAGTTCATATTACAGATCCTAATATTGCTAACGGTCTAGGGATTGGAATGGTTCACCAGCATTTTATGTTAGTCGATACGTTTACAGTTACTGAAAATATTGTGCTTGGAAGTGAACCGCGTAAGGGAGCTTCCGTTAATATTAAAAAGGCGGAACAACAAGTTAAAGAACTATCTGAACGCTACGGTTTGAATGTCGATCCTAAAGCTAAAATTCGTGATATTTCTGTAGGAATGCAGCAGCGTGTAGAAATTTTGAAAACGCTTTACCGAGGAGCGGAGATTCTAATCCTTGATGAGCCTACTGCTGTGCTCACCCCTCAGGAAATTAACGAACTCATCGCTATTATGAATAGTTTAGTAGCTGAAGGTAAATCGATTATTTTAATCACTCATAAACTAAAAGAAATTATGGAAGTTTGTGATCGCTGTACGGTAATTAGAAAAGGGGAAGGAATAGGTACTGTTGAGGTGAAAGATACGAACCCGACCGATCTGGCTTCTTTAATGGTCGGTCGTGAAGTGAGCTTCACAACTGAAAAAACGAAAGCAACTCCTAAGGAAACGTATTTATCTGTTAAAGACTTATATGTCAAGGACGTCCGCGGCGTTGAGATGGTTAAAGGCTTAAATCTTACTGTGAGGGCTGGCGAAATCGTAGGGATTGCCGGGGTAGACGGTAATGGCCAATCCGAATTAATTGAGGCGATTACTGGTCTCCGTAAAAGTACATCGGGTGAAATTAAATTGCATGACAAAGTAATCAGCAATTTAACACCACGAAAAGTCACTCAATCTGGGATTTCCCATATTCCTCAAGACCGCCATAAGTTTGGCCTCATACTGGACTTTCCAATCGGTGAGAACATGGTGCTGCAAACCTACTATCAGGAACCTTTTTCTAAAAAAGGTGTTATGAATTATAAAAATATCTATCAGAAGGCGCAATCACTTATTGAAGAATATGACGTGCGGACACCAGATGAGCACACGAAAGCACGCGCCCTCTCTGGCGGTAACCAGCAAAAGGCGATCATCGGCCGTGAAGTCGATCGATCACCTGATTTAATTATTGCGGCTCAACCGACGCGAGGTTTGGATGTAGGAGCCATTGAATTTATTCATAAGAAATTAATTGAAGAACGAGACAAAGGCAGAGCGGTGCTGCTCCTATCCTTCGAACTGGATGAAATCATGAACTTAAGTGATCGTATCGCAGTCATGTTTGATGGACAGGTTGTGGCTGAAGTGGAACCTGAAGAAACCGATGAACAGCAGCTCGGTCTTTTAATGGCAGGAAATGCATTAAAGAAAGCAGGTGCTGAGTAG
- a CDS encoding ABC transporter permease, protein MSFFEILQSIIPQAVFFAAPLIFTALGGVFSERSGIINIGLEGLMVMGAFVGIAFNLAFVDVFGNWTPWVSILVAMVVSAIFALAHAVASITFRADQVVSGVAINFLALGIGLFLTKQWYGKGQTDMVERPFYTTDIPVLSKIPIIGDLFFSGMYLTSYFAILLAFVAWYILFKTPFGLRLRSVGEHPMAADTNGINVYAMRYVAVMISGALGGLGGSVFALTIALNFSHATIVGQGFMSLAAVIFGKWHPLGALGAALFFGFAQSLSIVGSGIPLLSEVPQIFLLIAPYVLTILALAGFIGRAEAPKALGESYIKGNR, encoded by the coding sequence ATGAGCTTTTTTGAAATATTGCAATCGATTATCCCGCAAGCTGTCTTCTTTGCGGCCCCTCTTATCTTTACAGCTTTAGGCGGGGTATTCAGTGAACGATCAGGAATCATTAACATTGGTCTCGAAGGATTAATGGTGATGGGAGCATTTGTCGGAATCGCGTTTAATCTGGCATTTGTCGATGTGTTCGGAAACTGGACCCCGTGGGTATCGATTCTGGTCGCGATGGTCGTCTCAGCTATTTTCGCGCTTGCTCATGCTGTAGCCTCGATTACGTTTAGAGCAGACCAGGTAGTTAGTGGTGTAGCGATTAACTTTCTTGCCTTAGGTATCGGTCTGTTTTTGACGAAGCAATGGTATGGAAAGGGACAGACTGATATGGTTGAACGTCCTTTTTATACAACTGATATCCCTGTGCTAAGTAAAATCCCGATCATTGGCGATTTGTTTTTCTCGGGCATGTATTTAACGTCTTATTTTGCTATCCTATTAGCATTTGTCGCCTGGTACATTCTATTTAAAACCCCATTTGGTTTACGATTACGGTCTGTAGGGGAACATCCGATGGCGGCTGATACAAATGGAATTAATGTATATGCCATGCGATATGTTGCGGTTATGATCTCTGGTGCCCTCGGGGGTCTCGGCGGGTCAGTGTTCGCTTTAACCATTGCATTGAACTTTTCCCATGCTACCATTGTCGGACAAGGTTTCATGTCTCTGGCAGCCGTTATTTTTGGAAAATGGCATCCACTTGGAGCCCTTGGTGCTGCGTTATTCTTCGGGTTCGCCCAGAGCTTAAGTATCGTAGGATCTGGTATCCCATTATTAAGTGAAGTACCGCAGATCTTCTTGCTGATTGCACCGTATGTCTTGACAATTCTCGCTTTAGCCGGTTTCATTGGCAGGGCAGAGGCACCTAAAGCTTTAGGGGAATCCTATATTAAAGGAAATCGCTAA
- a CDS encoding ABC transporter permease, which yields MFSNRTMNILIPIISVLLGLLSGAIIMLFFGYNPIKGYAALWNGAFGDAYFFGETLRQVTPYILSGLAVAFALRTGLLNIGVEGQVFVGWLASVWVGVAFELPAIIHLPLAIFAAALAGAFWGFIPGILKAKLGVHEVIVTIMMNYIALYVTNEIVRNVITDGEDKTERIAETASLASPWLAEITYYSRLHYGLLIALFVAFIMWFLLNKTTTGFELRAVGYNQHASQYAGMNVSRNIVLAMVISGAFAGLAGAMEGLGTFGYLSVKSGFTNIGFDGIAVALLGANTALGVVLAAFLFGTLKIGALNMPTASGVPTELVEIVIALIIFFVASSYMIRWIILRFKKEGK from the coding sequence ATGTTTTCGAATCGGACCATGAATATTTTAATACCGATCATTTCGGTTCTCTTAGGCTTGCTCTCTGGAGCAATCATCATGCTTTTCTTCGGATATAACCCGATTAAAGGTTATGCGGCTCTTTGGAACGGTGCATTTGGTGATGCCTACTTTTTTGGTGAAACGTTGAGACAAGTCACCCCCTATATTCTTTCAGGACTTGCTGTTGCCTTCGCCTTGAGGACAGGTTTATTAAATATTGGGGTGGAAGGTCAAGTGTTTGTCGGCTGGCTTGCGTCTGTTTGGGTAGGGGTAGCTTTTGAACTTCCAGCCATTATCCACTTGCCGTTAGCCATTTTTGCTGCAGCGTTAGCAGGCGCATTCTGGGGTTTTATCCCAGGGATTTTAAAAGCGAAGCTCGGTGTTCACGAAGTTATCGTAACCATCATGATGAACTATATTGCTTTGTACGTTACCAACGAAATCGTTCGGAATGTCATCACAGATGGGGAAGATAAAACAGAGCGAATTGCTGAGACAGCTTCACTCGCTTCCCCATGGCTTGCTGAGATCACTTATTATTCCCGGCTTCACTACGGGCTGCTCATTGCTTTGTTTGTCGCTTTTATTATGTGGTTCCTTTTAAATAAAACAACGACAGGCTTCGAATTGCGTGCTGTCGGTTATAACCAGCATGCCTCACAGTATGCAGGGATGAATGTCAGCAGAAATATTGTGTTAGCTATGGTTATTTCTGGTGCTTTTGCAGGCCTTGCCGGAGCGATGGAAGGTCTAGGCACGTTTGGGTATCTTTCAGTAAAATCAGGCTTCACCAATATCGGATTCGACGGAATTGCTGTTGCTTTACTGGGGGCCAACACTGCATTAGGAGTCGTATTAGCTGCCTTCTTATTCGGTACCTTGAAAATCGGGGCCTTGAATATGCCTACAGCATCAGGTGTTCCAACAGAGCTTGTGGAAATCGTCATTGCTTTAATAATCTTTTTTGTGGCATCAAGCTATATGATTCGTTGGATCATTTTACGATTTAAGAAGGAGGGGAAATAA
- the yfmF gene encoding EF-P 5-aminopentanol modification-associated protein YfmF, whose protein sequence is MKITKETVRDKQGYRLHILPTTKYKTVSIVAKFKAPLKREGITERALLPHVLHKATNNHPNVRLLQSALEDLYGTGFSSDGSKKGENHVLSFRMEVVNESYLNESEPILEKALNIFHDVLFNPKVVDNGFDEAIVKREKQTLEQKITSIKDDKMSYANLRLIDNMCEEEPYSLHVHGYLEDLKKITAKSLYEHYLGMIENDVLDVYVIGGVDEAGIEALSDQTFTRVNSDNQGEHLESEPFHPTESKEIVEREEVNQGKLHIGYRTHIKFGDDDYYALQIFNGLFGGFPSSKLFMNVREKHSLAYYAASRFESHKGLLLVFSGVDPKDYNQAKSIILDQMEAMKQGDFSDEQVTDAKEQVVNQLQETMDNANGLIEVLYHQMLSGSTIQSEELMENIRNVTKEDVVKVAEKIELDTIYFLTSQEGGDE, encoded by the coding sequence ATGAAAATTACCAAAGAAACAGTACGGGATAAGCAAGGGTACAGACTACATATTCTACCAACTACGAAGTATAAAACGGTTTCTATTGTTGCCAAGTTTAAGGCACCGCTTAAAAGAGAAGGAATCACAGAACGGGCGCTGCTTCCTCATGTTCTGCATAAGGCTACCAACAACCATCCTAACGTTAGGTTGCTGCAATCTGCTTTGGAAGATCTCTATGGAACAGGATTTTCTAGCGATGGCTCCAAAAAAGGGGAAAATCACGTGCTTTCCTTTCGAATGGAAGTCGTTAATGAATCTTATTTAAATGAAAGTGAACCGATATTGGAAAAAGCATTAAACATATTCCATGATGTTTTATTTAACCCTAAAGTCGTAGACAACGGCTTTGACGAGGCAATTGTAAAAAGAGAAAAACAAACTCTTGAGCAAAAAATTACTTCCATTAAAGACGATAAAATGAGCTATGCCAACCTTCGTCTAATCGACAATATGTGTGAAGAGGAGCCATATTCATTACATGTTCATGGCTATTTAGAGGATTTAAAGAAGATTACCGCAAAGTCTTTGTATGAACATTACCTTGGTATGATTGAAAATGATGTATTGGATGTGTATGTCATTGGAGGGGTAGATGAAGCAGGAATTGAAGCACTATCAGACCAAACGTTTACCCGTGTCAACAGTGACAATCAAGGGGAGCACCTAGAGTCAGAACCATTTCATCCAACGGAATCTAAAGAAATTGTCGAGCGGGAAGAAGTCAATCAGGGCAAGCTACACATCGGCTATCGTACACACATCAAATTTGGCGACGACGATTATTATGCCTTGCAGATTTTCAATGGCTTATTCGGTGGTTTTCCTAGTTCTAAGCTGTTTATGAATGTAAGGGAAAAACACAGTCTGGCATATTATGCAGCTTCCCGATTCGAAAGCCACAAGGGGCTGCTCCTCGTCTTCAGCGGAGTTGACCCGAAAGATTATAACCAGGCGAAATCAATTATTTTAGATCAAATGGAAGCGATGAAACAAGGTGATTTCTCAGACGAACAAGTAACCGATGCAAAAGAACAAGTTGTGAATCAACTACAGGAAACGATGGATAATGCGAACGGTTTAATTGAGGTCCTGTATCATCAAATGCTTTCTGGCTCTACTATCCAGTCAGAAGAACTTATGGAAAACATTCGCAATGTGACGAAAGAAGATGTGGTGAAGGTCGCGGAAAAAATAGAACTTGATACGATTTACTTTTTAACAAGTCAAGAGGGAGGGGACGAATAA
- a CDS encoding YlzJ-like family protein: MTLYTPLSEHDIFPQSYNDGEIVFENYRNCQVKCLDQGDGKKQIIQLLSTNPADYMDPTLQPGQWLDS, translated from the coding sequence ATGACCCTTTACACACCACTAAGCGAACATGATATTTTCCCACAGTCCTATAACGACGGGGAAATTGTATTCGAAAACTATAGAAACTGCCAGGTGAAATGTCTCGATCAAGGGGATGGAAAAAAACAAATTATTCAATTACTATCAACCAACCCAGCAGATTACATGGACCCGACTTTACAACCAGGACAATGGCTGGACTCGTAA
- a CDS encoding ClpP family protease: protein MKDKQEENDQSKQQSSLVDKIQQLGQNNVPQPGDSNIHVLPIIGQVEGHVQLPAQNKTTKYEHLIPQLIAIEQNPKIEGLVVLLNTVGGDVEAGLAISEMIASLSKPSVSIVLGGGHSIGVPIAVASNYSFIAPTATMTIHPIRLNGLVIGVPQTFEYMDKMQDRVINFVTNHSDIEEEKFKELMFAKGNLTRDIGTNVVGQQAVDSGLIDDVGGVHEAMSKLNELIDIQKGKQEQVIQ, encoded by the coding sequence ATGAAAGACAAACAAGAAGAAAATGATCAGTCAAAGCAGCAATCATCGCTCGTAGATAAAATACAGCAGCTGGGCCAAAATAATGTTCCACAACCAGGTGACTCAAATATCCATGTTCTCCCGATTATTGGGCAAGTAGAAGGGCATGTCCAATTGCCGGCACAGAATAAAACGACCAAATATGAACATTTGATTCCACAGCTGATTGCTATCGAACAAAATCCTAAAATAGAGGGTCTCGTCGTGTTGTTAAACACAGTAGGCGGGGATGTTGAAGCGGGACTTGCGATATCAGAAATGATTGCTTCCTTGTCTAAGCCATCAGTCTCCATTGTCCTTGGAGGAGGTCATTCTATCGGTGTTCCGATTGCTGTAGCTTCAAACTATTCCTTTATAGCTCCAACAGCTACTATGACGATTCATCCGATCAGACTAAATGGGTTGGTGATTGGTGTTCCACAGACATTTGAATACATGGATAAAATGCAGGACCGAGTGATTAATTTCGTAACTAATCATTCCGATATTGAAGAAGAGAAATTTAAAGAACTTATGTTTGCTAAAGGAAATTTGACACGTGATATCGGCACGAACGTTGTCGGACAGCAAGCTGTGGATTCTGGGTTAATTGATGATGTAGGCGGTGTCCATGAAGCAATGAGCAAGTTAAATGAACTCATTGATATTCAGAAAGGTAAACAAGAGCAGGTGATTCAATGA
- a CDS encoding GntR family transcriptional regulator, which produces MSIRQDTRHLYLQVIEQIKRDIENGIFLEKEKLPSEFELSKSLGVSRATLREALRILEEESIVTRRHGVGTFVNPKPVFTSGIEELDSVTGMIRKSGMTPGSQYLSAELVEPTEDDRGRFAPAVLHKLARVERVRTADQQPVVYCTDRIPEGLIPLEQVREADSLFGILERYTGKTISYAVTHIEPIGYHEKISPILNSEPDQALLLLKQMHYTKDDEPVLLSSNYFRADKFSFHVLRKRV; this is translated from the coding sequence ATGTCCATCAGGCAGGATACTCGCCATCTGTACTTACAGGTGATCGAGCAAATAAAACGAGATATAGAAAACGGTATTTTTTTGGAAAAAGAAAAACTGCCTTCTGAATTTGAACTCTCCAAATCATTGGGGGTTTCAAGAGCTACTTTAAGGGAGGCCCTGAGAATTCTGGAAGAAGAAAGTATTGTAACCAGAAGACACGGGGTAGGTACTTTCGTAAATCCAAAACCTGTTTTCACTTCAGGCATTGAAGAGCTTGATAGTGTGACAGGAATGATCAGGAAATCCGGCATGACTCCGGGGTCGCAATATCTCTCAGCAGAACTAGTTGAGCCAACAGAGGATGACCGGGGGCGGTTTGCACCGGCCGTGTTACATAAATTAGCTAGGGTGGAACGAGTTCGAACAGCTGATCAGCAGCCAGTCGTTTACTGTACAGACAGGATTCCAGAAGGGCTTATTCCCCTTGAACAGGTTAGAGAAGCAGACTCCCTATTCGGAATCTTAGAGAGATATACAGGTAAAACCATCAGTTATGCTGTCACCCACATTGAGCCAATCGGCTACCATGAAAAGATCTCACCGATATTAAACAGTGAACCTGATCAAGCTTTATTATTATTAAAGCAGATGCACTATACGAAAGATGATGAGCCTGTTTTACTTTCGTCCAATTATTTCAGAGCAGATAAGTTTAGTTTTCACGTACTGCGTAAAAGGGTGTAA
- a CDS encoding FtsK/SpoIIIE family DNA translocase encodes MGKKRKTKGKSRKKRSALKEQLQLELIGLLFLFIAVFGSGASIISDGAIPGGLEHFWQFIFGVWYFAASLFFLITGIYLMVKRKWPQLLHKRMIGIYFIFTSLLLFTHVETLADELQNGSGSVFGLTWDRLTGMMTGEFPVTAIGGGLTGAFLLLITYYLFSSIGAIIVSIFLFLVGIMFVTERSIGDLLAKSWEKTKEIYTNAREQSQTRRDTKKLSDPQPKKETASTVDVLDEPRGDLEEEHPEPIIQDFTEQAYQKPQKSESTPDEEKEDQVLEKSVSTAELENPDYKLPGMDLLDEPTSSPQSQGRSHIQATVRKLEKTFHSFGVKAKVTKVHVGPAVTKYEVYPDVGVKVSKIVNLNDDLALALAAKDIRIEAPIPGKSAVGIEVPNTEVSMVSLREVLETGRTKPDAKLSFALGRDISGEAVMAELNKMPHLLVAGATGSGKSVCINGIITSVLMRAKPHEVKMMMIDPKKVELNVYNGIPHLLAPVVTDPKKASRALMKVVSEMERRYDLFSDSGTRNIEGYNEYIRNHNKENDDDQPFLPYIIVLVDELADLMMVASNDVEDAITRLAQMARAAGIHLIIATQRPSVDVITGIIKANIPSRIAFSVSSQTDSRTILDSGGAEKLLGRGDMLFTPVGSGKPTRVQGAFLSDEEVERVVNFCVEQQKAQYQEEMIPEEESEVKQEVDDDLYPDAVQMVIEMQSASVSMIQRRFRVGYTRAARLIDAMEDNGIVGPYEGSKPRNVLVSEMKEEQSS; translated from the coding sequence ATGGGGAAAAAAAGAAAAACGAAAGGTAAATCAAGAAAAAAACGATCAGCCCTCAAAGAACAACTCCAACTTGAGTTGATCGGTTTATTGTTTTTATTTATAGCGGTTTTCGGAAGTGGAGCTTCTATTATTAGCGATGGAGCCATCCCTGGAGGCCTTGAACATTTTTGGCAATTTATTTTTGGTGTGTGGTATTTTGCTGCCTCACTGTTTTTCTTAATAACAGGCATTTATTTAATGGTGAAACGAAAGTGGCCGCAACTTTTACATAAACGTATGATCGGTATCTATTTTATCTTCACCTCGCTGCTTCTATTTACACATGTAGAAACGTTAGCAGACGAGCTGCAAAACGGAAGCGGGTCAGTATTCGGCTTGACGTGGGACCGCCTGACTGGAATGATGACAGGGGAATTCCCTGTTACTGCAATAGGCGGCGGTTTAACAGGTGCTTTTTTACTGCTGATTACCTATTACTTGTTTTCTTCAATTGGCGCCATTATCGTTTCCATTTTCTTGTTCCTTGTCGGGATTATGTTTGTAACGGAACGATCGATTGGTGACCTATTAGCAAAAAGCTGGGAAAAGACGAAAGAGATTTATACAAATGCACGAGAACAGTCACAAACTAGACGGGATACAAAGAAATTGTCCGATCCTCAGCCGAAAAAGGAGACTGCCAGTACTGTCGATGTACTGGATGAACCTCGAGGGGATCTTGAGGAAGAGCACCCTGAACCTATTATTCAGGATTTTACGGAACAGGCTTATCAAAAGCCGCAAAAGAGTGAGTCAACTCCTGACGAGGAAAAAGAGGACCAAGTCCTCGAAAAATCGGTCTCAACCGCTGAACTTGAGAATCCTGACTACAAATTGCCTGGTATGGATTTATTAGATGAGCCGACCTCGAGCCCCCAGAGTCAGGGGAGATCACACATTCAAGCAACAGTCAGGAAACTTGAAAAAACCTTCCACAGCTTTGGTGTAAAGGCAAAGGTCACAAAAGTTCATGTCGGACCAGCTGTAACTAAATATGAGGTTTACCCTGATGTCGGGGTGAAGGTAAGCAAAATCGTCAATTTAAATGATGATCTTGCCCTAGCGCTCGCGGCAAAAGATATTCGTATTGAGGCACCGATTCCAGGTAAATCAGCCGTCGGTATTGAAGTTCCGAATACCGAAGTCTCCATGGTATCATTGCGGGAAGTGCTGGAAACAGGCAGAACCAAGCCAGATGCGAAGCTCAGCTTTGCCCTGGGCCGTGATATTTCTGGAGAAGCGGTTATGGCAGAGCTTAATAAAATGCCCCACTTGCTTGTAGCCGGGGCAACAGGAAGCGGGAAAAGTGTCTGTATTAATGGAATTATCACCAGTGTGCTTATGCGGGCGAAACCTCACGAAGTGAAGATGATGATGATTGACCCGAAGAAGGTTGAGCTCAATGTCTACAATGGTATTCCTCATTTACTGGCACCTGTGGTGACGGATCCTAAGAAGGCTTCACGCGCGCTTATGAAAGTCGTTTCAGAAATGGAAAGAAGGTATGATCTGTTTTCAGATTCTGGAACGAGAAATATCGAAGGATATAACGAATATATCCGGAATCATAACAAAGAAAACGATGATGATCAGCCATTTTTACCGTACATTATTGTACTCGTTGACGAGTTAGCCGACCTTATGATGGTTGCTTCAAATGATGTGGAAGATGCGATTACTCGATTAGCGCAGATGGCCAGAGCTGCCGGAATTCACTTAATCATTGCTACTCAGCGTCCTTCTGTCGATGTTATAACAGGGATAATCAAAGCCAATATTCCTTCGCGAATTGCTTTTAGCGTTTCTTCTCAAACCGACTCGAGAACGATATTAGACTCAGGCGGTGCGGAGAAATTGCTCGGACGAGGTGATATGTTGTTCACCCCTGTTGGATCTGGGAAACCAACTCGTGTTCAGGGTGCGTTTTTATCAGATGAAGAAGTGGAACGCGTTGTCAACTTCTGTGTGGAACAGCAAAAAGCTCAATACCAGGAAGAGATGATTCCGGAAGAAGAAAGTGAAGTGAAACAGGAAGTTGATGATGATTTATACCCAGATGCTGTACAGATGGTCATTGAGATGCAAAGTGCCAGTGTTTCTATGATTCAGCGCCGTTTCAGGGTTGGCTACACGAGAGCTGCCCGTTTAATAGACGCAATGGAAGACAACGGAATTGTAGGACCATATGAAGGAAGTAAGCCGAGAAATGTTCTTGTCTCGGAAATGAAAGAAGAACAATCCAGCTAA
- the dapA gene encoding 4-hydroxy-tetrahydrodipicolinate synthase, with amino-acid sequence MVTPFDNHGNLDLVKTSTLVEYLIDHGTEGLVVAGTTGESPTLTSEEKVALWEHVVTVVNGRIPVIAGSGSNNTQASIELSKKAEQTGVDAIMLVAPYYNKPNQRGLYEHFKTIAESITKPVMLYNVPGRTAVRMSADTVIRLSEVDNIVSVKEATGDLDAVAEIVEKTDDSFSLYSGDDNLTLPIYAVGGNGIVSVSSHVVGEELREMLRLFDAGKGKEAAALHRRILPVLKGMFSAPSPTPVKTALQMKGLDTGGVRLPLVPLTSEERHTIQQLVDTI; translated from the coding sequence ATGGTGACACCTTTTGATAACCATGGGAACCTTGATCTTGTTAAAACGTCGACATTGGTAGAGTATTTAATAGATCATGGAACAGAAGGGTTAGTTGTGGCTGGAACAACCGGAGAATCACCAACACTTACTTCAGAAGAAAAAGTGGCTCTTTGGGAGCATGTAGTAACAGTAGTCAACGGCAGAATTCCGGTTATTGCAGGCAGCGGCAGCAATAATACGCAAGCTTCCATTGAACTCTCAAAGAAAGCTGAACAAACTGGAGTAGATGCCATAATGCTCGTTGCCCCTTATTACAATAAGCCGAATCAACGTGGTCTTTATGAACATTTTAAAACCATTGCTGAATCGATCACGAAGCCTGTCATGTTGTATAACGTGCCAGGACGGACAGCTGTCCGAATGAGTGCTGATACGGTCATTAGACTATCGGAAGTTGACAATATCGTCTCGGTAAAAGAAGCGACAGGAGATCTGGATGCGGTAGCCGAGATTGTAGAGAAAACAGATGACTCGTTCTCACTGTACAGTGGTGATGATAATTTGACTCTTCCGATTTATGCAGTAGGCGGAAATGGGATTGTTTCTGTATCCTCTCATGTAGTTGGTGAAGAATTACGTGAGATGCTCAGATTGTTTGATGCAGGGAAAGGCAAAGAAGCTGCTGCCCTTCACAGGCGAATTCTTCCTGTGTTAAAGGGAATGTTTAGCGCACCTTCACCGACTCCTGTTAAGACGGCTCTGCAAATGAAAGGGCTCGATACAGGAGGAGTCAGACTGCCGCTCGTTCCCCTCACTTCAGAAGAACGCCATACGATTCAACAATTGGTTGACACGATTTAA
- a CDS encoding BMP family lipoprotein: MLKNRFLLVFALLLSLGLVLAACGGSSNEESSGGEGGESAEGGGSDFSVAMVTDIGGVDDKSFNQSAWEGLQAFGEEQGLEEGKGFDYAQSESDADYTTNLNRLVRQKYDLIFGIGYLLQPAIEEVAGQYPETNFAIVDAVAEGDNIASITFKEHQGSFLAGVAAAKKTKSNKIGFVGGVDGDLINKFEAGYEAGAKSVNPDIEVDVQYAESFAAADKGKLIAANMYSKGIDVIYHASGATGNGVFAQAKDIKKNNPEKDVWVIGVDRDQYEEGQIGENNVTLTSMVKRVDIAVQDVSTQAMNGEFPGGEVLEYGLEDDAISIARTNKEALTEEIVKAIEEWKSKIVNGEVEVPSTREELKTYVEGL, from the coding sequence ATGTTGAAAAATCGTTTTCTACTCGTTTTCGCACTCTTATTGTCTTTAGGTTTAGTTCTTGCAGCTTGTGGAGGTTCATCGAACGAAGAGAGTTCAGGCGGAGAAGGTGGTGAGTCTGCTGAAGGAGGCGGCTCAGACTTTTCTGTAGCCATGGTAACAGATATTGGCGGGGTTGATGACAAATCATTTAACCAGTCAGCATGGGAAGGATTACAGGCATTTGGAGAAGAGCAAGGTCTTGAAGAAGGAAAAGGCTTTGATTATGCTCAATCCGAAAGTGATGCCGACTATACAACAAACTTAAACCGTCTTGTACGTCAAAAGTATGACCTTATCTTTGGAATTGGCTATCTACTGCAGCCTGCCATTGAGGAAGTAGCCGGTCAATATCCGGAAACGAACTTTGCGATCGTTGATGCTGTAGCTGAGGGTGATAACATTGCGAGTATTACCTTCAAGGAGCATCAAGGTTCTTTCCTGGCGGGTGTTGCAGCAGCCAAGAAAACAAAGTCTAACAAAATTGGTTTCGTAGGTGGCGTAGATGGAGATTTAATCAATAAATTTGAAGCTGGCTATGAAGCAGGCGCTAAATCTGTTAACCCTGATATCGAAGTAGATGTTCAGTATGCAGAGAGTTTCGCGGCAGCAGATAAAGGAAAATTGATTGCAGCGAATATGTATTCTAAAGGAATCGATGTGATCTATCATGCGTCCGGCGCAACTGGTAATGGTGTTTTCGCACAAGCGAAAGATATTAAGAAAAACAACCCTGAAAAAGATGTTTGGGTAATTGGTGTTGACCGCGACCAATATGAAGAAGGGCAAATTGGGGAAAACAATGTAACCCTTACTTCTATGGTTAAGCGTGTAGACATCGCTGTTCAAGACGTATCTACACAAGCTATGAACGGTGAATTCCCTGGCGGAGAAGTTTTAGAATATGGTTTAGAAGATGATGCCATCAGCATCGCTCGTACCAATAAAGAAGCCCTTACAGAGGAGATCGTTAAGGCAATCGAAGAGTGGAAAAGTAAGATTGTTAACGGTGAAGTAGAAGTACCGAGTACCCGTGAAGAATTAAAGACATATGTAGAAGGACTATAG